Proteins from a genomic interval of Youhaiella tibetensis:
- a CDS encoding DNA cytosine methyltransferase, with amino-acid sequence MNALLNFSLDDIDGDELIVDSFAGGGGASTGIEMALGRSPDYAINHDPEALALHTANHPETVHLSQNIYKVDPMDVVGRRKVGLLWASPDCKHFSKAKGGKPVKREIRDLAWTVVLWAERVQPRVIILENVEEFQTWGPLVETDKGVMPDPERRGETFAEWVGALKKQGYKVEWRELRACDYGAPTTRKRLFVIMRRDGKKIVWPQPTHGAPGDPDVIAGKKRPWRTAAEIIDWSEPCPSIFDTSEEIMTKLGIRAVRPLAENTLARIAKGIDRYVLKSTKPFIVQFGRRYENADDTLTTPFNIKFQTGAVGSDVVDPLPTVTANSFIKRPGGAAPIGVVAPVLAGVGGRAGQSRPRSANEPTATSTTKADTVLVAPVLSSAQHGGSLRSADEPHRTVSASDKDQNQVVAAHLMTMRNAGKPFNEANKPTHTVTAGGAGLSLVAASMVQTGYGEREGQEPRVLDPEAPLGTVVAGGVKHAAVAAFLAQHNTDMVGHHSAEPVSTIVQKGCTQAVVSAGLMNMKGSDRRMTSVEEPNPTVTADGTHQAEVRAFLMKYYGVDQDPRIEEPLSTVTTRDRFGIVTVEGVDYQIVDIGMRMLTPRELFKAQGFPDDYEIETGIFDDGQRRALTKTAQVRMCGNSVCPPIAAALVRANCADLIKVREAAE; translated from the coding sequence ATGAACGCCCTTCTGAATTTTAGCCTCGACGACATCGATGGTGACGAGCTCATCGTGGACAGCTTTGCAGGTGGCGGAGGCGCGTCCACCGGCATCGAAATGGCACTCGGCCGTTCGCCCGACTATGCCATCAACCACGATCCGGAGGCCTTGGCGCTCCACACTGCCAACCATCCGGAAACGGTCCACCTCTCCCAGAACATCTACAAGGTTGACCCCATGGATGTCGTGGGGCGGCGCAAGGTCGGGCTGCTCTGGGCCTCCCCGGACTGTAAGCACTTCTCGAAGGCCAAGGGCGGCAAGCCGGTCAAGCGAGAGATCCGCGATCTCGCATGGACCGTAGTCCTCTGGGCCGAGCGGGTGCAGCCTCGCGTCATCATCCTCGAGAACGTCGAGGAGTTCCAGACCTGGGGGCCGCTGGTCGAGACAGACAAGGGCGTGATGCCGGACCCGGAGCGGCGAGGCGAGACCTTTGCTGAGTGGGTCGGAGCCCTCAAGAAGCAGGGCTACAAGGTCGAGTGGCGCGAGCTGCGCGCCTGCGACTACGGCGCACCCACGACCCGCAAGCGTCTGTTCGTCATCATGCGTCGCGACGGCAAGAAGATCGTTTGGCCGCAGCCGACCCACGGCGCACCCGGCGATCCTGACGTCATCGCTGGCAAGAAGCGCCCATGGCGCACCGCTGCCGAGATCATTGACTGGTCCGAGCCTTGCCCGTCGATCTTCGACACATCTGAAGAGATCATGACGAAGCTCGGCATCAGGGCCGTGCGGCCGCTGGCCGAGAACACACTCGCACGCATCGCCAAGGGTATAGACCGATATGTGCTGAAGTCGACGAAGCCATTCATCGTGCAGTTCGGCAGGCGGTATGAGAACGCCGACGATACGCTAACAACGCCGTTCAACATCAAGTTCCAGACTGGCGCCGTCGGCTCCGACGTTGTTGATCCTCTGCCGACCGTCACAGCAAACAGTTTCATCAAACGTCCCGGTGGCGCGGCGCCTATCGGCGTTGTTGCCCCCGTGCTCGCCGGTGTTGGCGGTCGGGCAGGGCAGAGCCGGCCGCGTTCGGCGAATGAACCGACCGCGACCTCGACCACCAAGGCCGACACCGTTCTGGTCGCCCCGGTACTGTCTTCGGCGCAGCACGGCGGATCGCTCCGCTCGGCCGATGAGCCTCACCGCACCGTCTCGGCGAGCGACAAGGATCAGAACCAGGTCGTTGCCGCGCACCTCATGACAATGCGGAATGCAGGCAAGCCCTTCAATGAGGCCAACAAGCCGACCCATACGGTCACAGCGGGTGGCGCAGGGCTCTCGCTGGTCGCCGCGTCCATGGTCCAGACCGGCTACGGCGAGCGCGAAGGGCAGGAGCCTCGCGTGCTCGATCCCGAGGCTCCGCTCGGCACCGTCGTGGCGGGTGGCGTGAAGCACGCAGCCGTCGCTGCCTTCCTTGCCCAGCACAACACGGACATGGTTGGACACCATTCCGCCGAGCCGGTGAGCACCATCGTCCAGAAGGGGTGCACGCAAGCGGTCGTCTCTGCAGGCCTGATGAACATGAAAGGCAGCGACCGGCGCATGACCAGCGTCGAGGAGCCGAACCCGACCGTCACCGCCGACGGCACGCATCAGGCCGAGGTTCGCGCCTTCCTCATGAAATACTATGGCGTCGACCAAGATCCTCGCATCGAGGAACCATTGTCGACCGTCACCACCCGCGATCGCTTCGGCATCGTCACAGTGGAAGGCGTTGACTACCAGATCGTCGACATCGGCATGCGGATGCTCACGCCGCGCGAGCTGTTCAAGGCGCAGGGCTTCCCCGACGACTACGAGATCGAGACCGGTATCTTCGATGACGGGCAGCGCCGGGCGCTAACCAAGACTGCCCAAGTGCGCATGTGCGGCAATAGTGTTTGCCCGCCCATCGCGGCGGCTCTTGTCCGTGCGAACTGCGCCGACCTGATCAAGGTGCGGGAGGCGGCGGAATGA